In bacterium, the following are encoded in one genomic region:
- the trpS gene encoding tryptophan--tRNA ligase yields MKKIILSGMRPTGPLHIGHLFGALKNWKKLQDEGYKCFYMIADYHALSTEYANPRKIKEYVEEMAIDFISSGLDPEKSTIFIQSLVPEHTELHLIFSMIVPIPYLERNPVYKEQIEELKDKELHTYGFLGYPVLQAADILIYKANFVPIGIDQLPHLELTREIARKFNYLYGETFPEPEPLLTETPKIPGTDGRKMSKSYNNCIFLKDSPEIIEEKVSKMFTDPKRIYRRDPGHPETCPVFAYHKIFNEKRVGEIEKDCKGAVIGCTDCKKELGKKIVEYLEEIRKKREKIEKNKKDLMEILLEGSKKARETAIKTIYEVKEKIGVKYEK; encoded by the coding sequence GTGAAAAAAATAATTTTAAGTGGTATGAGACCAACCGGACCTTTACACATAGGACATTTATTTGGCGCTTTAAAAAACTGGAAAAAATTACAGGATGAAGGATATAAATGTTTCTATATGATTGCTGATTATCATGCTTTAAGTACAGAATATGCAAATCCCCGTAAAATAAAAGAATATGTAGAAGAAATGGCTATTGATTTTATCTCTTCTGGACTTGACCCGGAAAAGTCAACAATTTTCATTCAATCTCTTGTACCTGAGCATACTGAGTTACATTTAATATTTTCAATGATTGTTCCTATTCCTTATCTTGAAAGAAATCCAGTTTATAAAGAACAGATAGAAGAATTGAAAGATAAGGAACTGCATACTTATGGGTTTTTAGGTTACCCGGTATTACAGGCAGCAGATATTTTGATTTATAAGGCAAACTTTGTTCCAATAGGGATTGACCAACTTCCTCATCTTGAGTTGACAAGAGAAATAGCAAGAAAGTTTAATTATTTATATGGAGAAACATTCCCTGAACCTGAACCTCTTTTAACAGAAACACCAAAAATTCCAGGAACAGATGGAAGAAAAATGAGTAAGTCATATAATAACTGTATTTTTTTAAAAGATAGCCCAGAAATTATAGAAGAAAAGGTAAGTAAAATGTTTACAGACCCTAAAAGAATTTACAGAAGAGACCCAGGACATCCTGAAACCTGTCCTGTTTTTGCCTATCATAAAATTTTTAATGAAAAAAGAGTAGGGGAGATAGAAAAGGATTGTAAAGGTGCTGTAATTGGATGTACTGATTGTAAAAAAGAACTTGGGAAAAAGATTGTTGAATATCTTGAAGAAATAAGAAAAAAAAGAGAGAAAATTGAGAAAAATAAGAAAGATTTGATGGAGATACTTTTGGAAGGAAGCAAGAAAGCAAGAGAAACAGCAATTAAAACGATTTATGAAGTAAAAGAAAAAATAGGGGTTAAATATGAAAAATAA
- a CDS encoding endo-1,4-beta-xylanase: MDKQIPSLCEVYKDYFPIGAAVNLKTVVSHADLLKKHFNSITPENHTKWGLIHPLPNKYNFEDADKIINFAIENKMKIRGHTLVWHIQVPEWVFKDEKGNWIDKDTLLKRLYEHIKTVVGYYKGKVYAWDVVNEAISDKEGEFLRDEPWYKIGGEEVIEKAFIWAHEVDPDAILFYNDYNLELPSKREKAYQLIKKLKEKGIPVGGIGIQAHWGLYGITPEDLEESIKKFSTLGVQIQITEFDISIYLDKNEKFNSIEEVPEERIKKQIELYKKVFEILRKHKNLITGVTFWGVADDITWLDYFPVKGRKNFPLLFDIYHKPKKVFWEIINF; encoded by the coding sequence ATGGATAAACAAATACCTTCTTTATGTGAAGTATATAAAGATTATTTTCCAATTGGAGCAGCAGTTAACTTAAAAACTGTAGTTTCTCATGCGGATTTACTGAAAAAACATTTTAATAGTATAACTCCTGAAAATCATACAAAATGGGGTTTAATTCATCCTTTACCTAATAAATATAATTTTGAAGATGCAGATAAAATAATAAATTTCGCAATTGAAAACAAAATGAAAATAAGAGGGCATACACTTGTTTGGCATATTCAGGTTCCTGAATGGGTTTTTAAAGATGAAAAGGGGAACTGGATAGATAAGGATACACTTTTGAAACGACTTTATGAACATATTAAAACTGTTGTTGGATATTATAAAGGTAAAGTTTATGCATGGGATGTTGTAAATGAGGCAATTTCAGACAAAGAAGGAGAGTTTTTAAGAGATGAGCCATGGTACAAAATTGGAGGAGAAGAGGTTATAGAAAAAGCATTTATTTGGGCTCATGAAGTAGACCCAGATGCTATTTTGTTTTATAATGATTATAATCTGGAATTACCATCTAAAAGAGAAAAGGCATATCAATTGATTAAAAAACTGAAAGAAAAAGGAATTCCTGTTGGAGGGATAGGCATTCAGGCACACTGGGGATTATATGGAATAACGCCAGAAGATTTAGAAGAGAGTATTAAGAAATTCTCTACACTTGGTGTTCAGATACAGATTACAGAGTTTGACATTTCAATATATCTTGATAAAAATGAAAAATTTAATTCCATTGAAGAAGTTCCTGAAGAAAGAATAAAAAAGCAGATAGAACTTTACAAAAAAGTATTTGAAATTTTAAGAAAACATAAAAATCTAATCACTGGTGTTACTTTCTGGGGAGTTGCAGATGATATTACATGGCTTGATTATTTCCCTGTTAAAGGTAGAAAAAACTTTCCTCTTTTATTTGACATTTATCATAAACCTAAAAAAGTTTTCTGGGAAATTATAAATTTTTGA
- the dcd gene encoding dCTP deaminase, with translation MVKSDKWIKKMAQKGMIEPFFPEKIKKGISFGLSSYGYDFTISNEFLIFKGKIASPKQITENDFEKYKGNVCKIPPNSFVLGKSVEYFRIPREVIGICFGKSTYARCGIIINVTPLEPEWEGFITIQIANLTPVEGEVYAGEGIGQVIFLSADEICEKSYKDHSGKYNNAKDIQLPKI, from the coding sequence ATGGTCAAGTCAGATAAATGGATTAAAAAAATGGCTCAGAAAGGTATGATAGAGCCATTTTTTCCTGAAAAGATTAAAAAAGGAATTTCTTTTGGACTTTCCTCTTATGGATATGATTTTACAATTTCAAATGAATTTTTGATTTTTAAAGGTAAAATTGCATCTCCAAAACAAATAACAGAAAATGATTTTGAAAAATATAAAGGAAATGTTTGCAAGATTCCTCCAAATAGTTTTGTTCTTGGGAAAAGTGTTGAATATTTTAGAATTCCAAGGGAAGTAATTGGAATTTGTTTTGGAAAATCTACTTATGCAAGATGTGGAATAATTATAAATGTAACCCCTCTTGAGCCAGAATGGGAAGGATTTATTACAATACAAATAGCAAATCTAACTCCTGTTGAAGGTGAAGTTTATGCTGGAGAAGGGATTGGCCAGGTTATATTTTTATCTGCAGATGAAATATGTGAAAAATCTTATAAAGACCATTCTGGAAAATATAATAATGCAAAAGATATACAACTTCCTAAAATATAA
- a CDS encoding deoxyhypusine synthase, whose translation MKKSKKNYLKIPVEHVDIKKIDAIPIVEMYSRMSFSARTLAYGALLYEKMLKDEEVTVILTLAGSLFSAGLKNAVCDLVRNNLVDIIVSTGAIIVDQDFFEALGFRHYIGSPDVDDRELNKLHIDRIYDTYIDEDELRICDMTVAEIAEKLEPKPYSSREFIKEMGRYLKEKGIKSDDSVVLACYEKNVPIFVPAFSDCSAGFGLVYHQIKHPEKHVSIDSVKDFKELTELKIAANQTGVVMLGGGVPKNFTQDIVVCADVLNKTVPMHKYAIQITVADVRDGALSSSTLKEAHSWGKVDFPNTEMIYSEVTVAFPIIAAYVYQKVKNRKPRNWNKFFEK comes from the coding sequence AAAATTATTTGAAAATTCCTGTTGAACATGTTGATATTAAAAAAATAGATGCAATTCCAATAGTTGAAATGTATTCCAGAATGTCTTTTTCAGCAAGAACTCTTGCATATGGTGCTTTACTTTATGAGAAAATGCTTAAAGATGAGGAGGTAACTGTAATTTTAACTCTTGCAGGTTCCCTTTTCAGTGCAGGACTTAAGAATGCTGTATGTGATCTGGTAAGAAATAATCTTGTTGATATAATTGTTTCTACAGGAGCAATAATAGTTGACCAGGATTTTTTTGAAGCATTGGGTTTTAGACATTATATAGGAAGTCCTGATGTTGACGATAGAGAACTTAATAAACTTCATATAGACAGAATATATGATACTTATATTGATGAAGACGAATTAAGAATTTGTGATATGACTGTTGCTGAAATTGCAGAAAAACTTGAACCAAAACCTTATTCATCAAGAGAGTTTATAAAGGAGATGGGGAGATATTTAAAAGAGAAAGGAATTAAAAGCGATGATTCAGTTGTACTTGCTTGCTATGAAAAAAATGTTCCTATTTTTGTTCCTGCTTTTTCAGATTGTTCTGCTGGGTTTGGGCTTGTTTATCATCAAATAAAACATCCAGAAAAACATGTTTCAATTGATTCTGTGAAGGACTTTAAAGAACTTACAGAATTGAAAATTGCTGCAAATCAAACAGGGGTTGTAATGCTTGGTGGAGGGGTTCCTAAAAACTTTACACAGGATATAGTTGTCTGTGCCGATGTTTTAAATAAAACAGTTCCAATGCATAAATATGCAATTCAGATTACTGTTGCGGATGTTAGAGATGGAGCACTTTCAAGTTCAACATTAAAAGAAGCACATTCATGGGGTAAAGTTGATTTTCCAAATACAGAAATGATTTATTCTGAAGTTACAGTTGCATTTCCAATAATCGCTGCCTATGTATATCAAAAGGTGAAAAATAGAAAACCGAGAAACTGGAATAAATTTTTTGAAAAATGA
- a CDS encoding zinc-binding dehydrogenase, translated as MRGYSVFYMDKEKFEIREHEIEDVKNDEVMIKCLANGICMWESSLFAGIEKLPENSIIGHEGIGVVVEKGKEVKNIKEGDYVVCFNWSLYQKMKEKDVKKFSIKVDDPAKYIVEPVACVLNAINFYSVSPGDKIALIGAGFMGLLNLQGLSGFPVEEIVVFDIKEYNLKLAEEYGATETVNIKKGFDIEKYRNRFDIVIECAGVQEALNLAEEIINKAGKLAIFSWHHGERTVNAGLWHSKGLHILNPSPVMGIKRNMDNFERGIKLLENRKFNLEKLITHRFSVKEIDKAMRTTLEKPEGYIKAVLLFE; from the coding sequence ATGAGAGGATATAGTGTTTTTTATATGGATAAAGAAAAGTTTGAAATAAGGGAACATGAAATTGAAGATGTAAAGAATGACGAAGTTATGATTAAATGTCTTGCAAATGGTATATGTATGTGGGAATCATCTCTTTTTGCTGGTATAGAAAAATTACCAGAAAATTCGATTATAGGACATGAAGGAATTGGAGTTGTAGTTGAAAAAGGGAAAGAAGTTAAAAATATCAAAGAAGGTGATTATGTGGTCTGCTTTAACTGGAGTTTATACCAGAAAATGAAAGAAAAAGATGTTAAAAAATTTTCTATAAAAGTTGATGACCCTGCAAAATATATAGTTGAACCAGTTGCCTGTGTCTTAAATGCTATTAATTTTTATTCTGTTTCACCTGGGGATAAAATTGCTTTAATTGGTGCTGGTTTTATGGGACTTTTAAATCTTCAAGGACTTTCCGGTTTTCCTGTTGAAGAAATTGTCGTCTTTGATATAAAAGAATATAATCTTAAACTTGCAGAAGAGTATGGAGCAACTGAAACAGTGAATATTAAGAAAGGATTTGATATTGAAAAGTACAGAAATAGATTTGATATTGTAATTGAATGTGCAGGAGTTCAGGAAGCTTTAAATCTCGCGGAAGAAATAATAAATAAAGCAGGTAAACTTGCGATTTTTTCATGGCATCACGGAGAAAGAACTGTGAATGCAGGTTTGTGGCATTCAAAAGGTCTGCATATATTAAACCCTTCTCCTGTAATGGGAATTAAAAGAAATATGGATAACTTTGAAAGAGGAATAAAACTTCTTGAAAATAGAAAATTTAACCTTGAAAAACTGATTACACACAGATTTTCAGTTAAAGAAATAGATAAAGCAATGAGAACAACACTTGAAAAACCCGAAGGATATATAAAAGCAGTTCTTCTTTTTGAATAA
- a CDS encoding HD domain-containing protein produces the protein MIYYKKKEIKMTRDDGFELLKKYISNKNLIKHSLACEAIMRKLAKYFGENEEIWGLAGLLHDLDYEYTKDNPEIHGLKTIEMLGDSVNEEIKNAILAHAEKKNPETKIEKSLYAVDPVSGFIVACVLIRPEKKLEIIDIEFLKNRFKEKSFAKGANREQIKTCETLGIKLDEFLSLSLESMKKIAVELGL, from the coding sequence ATGATATACTATAAAAAAAAGGAAATTAAAATGACAAGGGATGATGGTTTTGAACTTTTGAAAAAATATATTTCAAATAAAAATCTCATAAAACACTCTCTTGCGTGTGAAGCAATTATGAGAAAACTGGCTAAATATTTTGGTGAAAATGAAGAAATCTGGGGACTTGCTGGTTTACTTCATGACCTTGATTATGAATATACAAAAGATAATCCTGAAATTCATGGTTTAAAAACTATTGAAATGCTGGGTGACAGTGTAAATGAAGAAATAAAGAATGCAATTCTTGCTCATGCTGAAAAGAAAAATCCAGAAACAAAAATTGAAAAATCTTTATATGCAGTTGACCCTGTTAGTGGGTTTATTGTTGCCTGTGTACTTATAAGACCTGAAAAGAAACTTGAAATTATAGATATTGAATTTTTGAAAAATAGATTTAAAGAAAAAAGTTTTGCAAAGGGAGCCAACAGAGAACAGATAAAAACATGTGAGACACTGGGAATTAAACTTGATGAATTTCTTTCTCTATCACTTGAAAGTATGAAAAAAATTGCTGTAGAACTTGGCCTTTGA
- a CDS encoding NUDIX hydrolase — MKNLTKKTYKNPIPTVDIIIEYNDGIVLIERKNYPFGWAIPGGFVEYGESCEETAIREAKEETGLELEDLRQFKTYSKPGRDPRFHTITTVFTAKGKGYLKSGDDAKNASVFNEKNLPENIAFDHRDVLMEYFYFKNKLRN, encoded by the coding sequence TTGAAAAATTTGACTAAAAAGACGTATAAAAATCCAATTCCCACAGTTGATATAATAATTGAATATAATGATGGAATAGTTTTAATAGAAAGAAAAAATTATCCTTTTGGCTGGGCAATACCAGGGGGTTTTGTTGAATATGGAGAAAGTTGTGAAGAAACTGCAATTAGAGAGGCAAAAGAAGAAACAGGACTTGAACTTGAAGATTTGAGACAGTTTAAGACATATTCAAAACCAGGGAGAGACCCAAGATTTCATACAATAACAACCGTTTTTACAGCAAAAGGTAAAGGATATTTAAAAAGTGGAGATGATGCAAAAAATGCTTCAGTTTTTAATGAAAAAAATTTACCCGAAAATATTGCTTTTGACCACAGGGATGTACTTATGGAATACTTTTATTTTAAAAACAAATTAAGAAATTAA
- the hisC gene encoding histidinol-phosphate transaminase, translated as MKNNIEKLVRKELKEIAPYVPGKPIDEVKRIYNIDRIIKLASNENPLGYSPKVKEVIKENLDDINRYPDGSGYYLKKELANFLNISEDEIILGSGSSEVISLAIEAFVNPGEEVIYPFPSFIIYRILVLKVGGVPVEVHLENDFSYNIDRILEKINSKTKVIILCNPNNPTGTILYKNQLERFLNKIPDNIIVISDEAYFEYVEDKNFGTCFPYYKEKNIVITRSFSKIYGLASLRIGYGIGKSEILNYMERIRPPFNTTGIAQIAAITALKDMDFVKKSIENNIKGKKFLYENFKKLGIDYIPTEANFILCRFKGDATFIVKELEKAGVIVRGMKSFGLSNEYVRITIGTEEENRILIEKLSKLI; from the coding sequence ATGAAAAATAATATTGAAAAACTTGTAAGAAAAGAATTAAAAGAAATTGCTCCTTATGTTCCGGGTAAACCTATTGATGAAGTTAAAAGAATTTACAATATTGACAGAATAATAAAACTTGCTTCAAACGAAAATCCTCTTGGATATTCTCCGAAGGTAAAAGAAGTAATAAAAGAAAATCTTGATGATATAAACAGATATCCTGATGGTTCTGGATATTATCTGAAAAAAGAACTGGCAAATTTTCTTAATATATCTGAAGATGAAATAATTCTTGGCAGTGGTTCAAGTGAAGTTATATCACTTGCTATTGAAGCATTTGTAAATCCTGGTGAAGAAGTAATTTATCCATTTCCATCTTTCATTATTTACAGAATTCTGGTTTTAAAGGTTGGGGGAGTTCCCGTTGAAGTTCACCTTGAAAATGATTTTTCTTACAACATTGATAGAATTCTGGAAAAAATTAATTCAAAGACAAAAGTGATAATTTTATGTAATCCAAATAATCCAACAGGAACAATTTTATATAAAAACCAACTTGAAAGATTTCTGAATAAAATTCCTGATAATATTATTGTGATTTCTGATGAAGCATACTTTGAATATGTTGAGGATAAAAATTTTGGAACGTGTTTTCCATATTACAAAGAAAAAAATATTGTAATTACAAGAAGTTTTTCAAAAATTTATGGACTTGCTTCTTTAAGGATTGGATACGGAATAGGGAAAAGTGAGATTTTAAATTATATGGAAAGAATTAGACCCCCTTTTAATACAACAGGTATTGCACAGATTGCTGCTATAACTGCATTAAAAGATATGGATTTTGTTAAAAAATCAATTGAAAATAATATAAAAGGAAAAAAGTTCCTTTATGAAAATTTTAAAAAACTGGGGATTGATTATATACCTACTGAAGCGAATTTTATACTTTGCAGATTTAAAGGAGATGCAACTTTTATAGTAAAAGAACTTGAAAAGGCCGGTGTAATAGTACGGGGAATGAAAAGTTTTGGACTATCAAACGAATATGTCAGAATTACTATAGGAACAGAAGAAGAAAATAGAATTCTTATAGAAAAACTTTCAAAATTGATTTAA